In a genomic window of Vairimorpha necatrix chromosome 12, complete sequence:
- a CDS encoding WD40 repeat domain-containing protein, which produces MSLIIQKKIKLHRSPLDISLFNNQLYVCTKSNKLTVTDMNLKSKKFLSFKNNINRLVNDGTTLLCISNNMIFKYNSSKIHQTNVKYEISYIKKLEEEDKFLIGCKDGKVFYSSLDFKPLRYFYGSTNKILDVCNTKDKMISSDNKLVVTDLKTSKIKTTNIGFINCISFYNKKMILLGTDTGLFLYDTEKDKVINKFVLDSPVSCMEIIKDVILIGCENGILHECKVIYNDLKILQKNQLAGVINFIKYINNGIFVGK; this is translated from the exons aTGAGTCTCATAattcaaaagaaaattaagtTGCACAGATCTCCCTTAGATATTTCACTTTTCAATAATCAATTATATGTTTGTACTAAAAGTAATAAATTAACGGTAACTGAcatgaatttaaaatctaaaaaatttctatctTTTAAGAACAATATTAATAGACTTGTTAATGATGGGACTACACTTTTATGTATCAGTAATAATATgatctttaaatataattctaGTAAAATCCATCAGACAAATGTCAAATATGAAATTTcgtacattaaaaaattagaagaagaagacaAATTTCTCATAGGATGTAAAGATGGTAAAGTATTTTATTCAAGCTTGGATTTTAAACCActaagatatttttatggttCTACTAATAAGATTTTAGATGTTTGTAATACAAAAGATAAAATGATTTCAAGTGACAATAAACTTGTAGTCACAGATCTGAAAACATCTAAAATAAAGACAACTAACATtggttttataaattgcatatctttttacaataagaaaatgattttaCTTGGTACAGACActggtttatttttatatgatactgaaaaagataaagttattaataaatttgtacTTGACAGTCCTGTTAGTTGTATGGAAATAATTAAAGATGTCATTTTAATAGGATGCGAAAATGGAATATTACACGAATGTAAAGTAATTTACAAcgacttaaaaattttacaaaaaaatcaattagCCGGtgtaattaattttataaaatatattaataacgGTATTTTTGTAGGA aagtaa
- a CDS encoding zinc finger C3H domain-containing protein, translating to MAKKQVQTTKDIKAQIKEIEEKMFGLKNKKQKSALEKQIEALRIKDSELKQSKVKKEVRPVVQKIPVGVDPKTVQCVNYLNKVCNDGENCRFAHENIKKIESKNTEVDKTKTKHVCRFLLDAINNNEFNNNWKCPFPKCNDIHKLIDLKGDTTAELSLEEYLELSRQSLGDNLTPLTEERFIEWKEKKLKEELEHQKKLQALSSGPKGLELFESRPEIFLDDEEAVDVDYKERCYSEEEEEDAPIYN from the coding sequence ATGGCTAAAAAACAAGTTCAGACTACCAAAGACATTAAAGCacaaattaaagaaatagaaGAGAAAATGTTTggactaaaaaataaaaaacaaaaatctGCACTAGAGAAACAAATAGAAGCATTACGTATTAAAGATTCGGAATTAAAACAATCTaaagttaaaaaagaagttcGGCCGGTAGTACAAAAGATTCCAGTTGGAGTCGACCCAAAAACTGTCCAGTGTGTGAATTATTTGAATAAAGTGTGCAATGACGGAGAAAATTGTAGATTTGCtcatgaaaatataaagaaaatagaGAGTAAAAATACTGAAGTTGACAAGACAAAGACGAAACACGTATGCCGATTTTTACTAGATgcaattaataataatgaatttaataataattggAAATGTCCTTTTCCCAAGTGTAATGACATACATAAGCTCATTGATCTAAAAGGAGATACTACAGCAGAATTGTCACTTGAAGAATATCTTGAATTAAGTAGACAATCTCTAGGCGACAATTTGACACCTTTGACTGAAGAAAGATTTATAGAATGgaaagaaaagaaacttAAGGAGGAACTTGAACATCAAAAGAAGTTACAAGCCCTGTCTTCTGGCCCAAAGGGCTTGGAATTATTTGAGAGTCGCCCTGAGATATTTTTGGATGATGAAGAGGCAGTAGATGttgattataaagaaagatGTTATTCTGAAGAGGAGGAGGAGGACGCTccaatttataattaa
- a CDS encoding cyclin-family protein, with protein MKLFRRVFHDITNVSKKNIKLTIHKSSHRKKLIRWLYEVIRDFKYSQSTFGLTIYILDSYTQQMGFDINSYQLIGITSLFIAAKLEERATKPLEDYLVVTDNLVSAEELINMERMIIVNIQFDIKIPHSYLKLWYLKRMTNHFTMKERQEILFSAFACIIEKNASIKNIYCVYLEGIREAERIMSGSDISKDLEFYIKNNRVIRHIDFKSVTNKLI; from the coding sequence ATGAAATTATTTCGACGGGTCTTTCATGACATTACAAATGtcagtaaaaaaaatataaaactaaCAATTCACAAGTCATCTCATAGAAAGAAGTTGATTAGATGGCTTTATGAAGTTATCAGAGACTTCAAATATTCCCAGTCGACCTTCGGTCTAACTATCTACATATTAGATTCTTACACACAACAAATGGGATTTGATATTAACAGCTATCAATTGATCGGAATtacttctttatttattgccGCGAAACTGGAGGAAAGAGCTACCAAACCACTGGAAGATTATTTAGTAGTTACAGATAATTTAGTATCTGCTGAAGAACTAATCAATATGGAGAGAATGATAATAGTAAATATTCaatttgatataaaaataccaCACTCATATTTGAAGTTATggtatttaaaaaggaTGACTAATCATTTTACAATGAAAGAGAGGCAAGAGATACTTTTCTCTGCTTTTGCTTgtataatagaaaaaaatgcgtctataaagaatatttattgtgTGTATTTAGAAGGCATAAGAGAGGCTGAACGAATCATGTCTGGATCGGATATATCAAAAGATTtggaattttatataaaaaataaccgGGTGATCAGACACATTGACTTTAAAAGTGTaactaataaattaatttaa